A genome region from Colwellia sp. Arc7-D includes the following:
- a CDS encoding ABC-F family ATPase, with translation MLAANNITQQFGAKPLFENISQKFGGGNRYGLIGANGCGKSTFMKILGGDLEQTSGNVALDPNERIGKLRQDQFGFEATSVVDTVIMGHTKLWAIKEERDRIYALPEMSEADGMRAGDLEAEYAEMDGYSAESRAGELLMGVGIPVDQHYGLMSEVAPGWKLRVLLAQALFSNPDILLLDEPTNNLDIHTIQWLEETLNARDSTMIIISHDRHFLNSVCTHMADLDYGELRVFPGNYDEYMLASTQARAQLMSDNAKKKAQIGELQAFVARFSANASKAKQATSRAKQIDKIQLADVKPSSRVNPFIRFEQEKKLFRNALVLENLNKIFDDNKVLTDLNMMIEVGERVAIIGQNGIGKTTFLRTMMGEAEYQPTSGLYTWSENVNIGYYAQDHSHEFENDMTLFEWMSQWRQPTDDEQAVRSYLGRLLFSADDINKSVKVLSGGEQGRMLFGKIMMQKPNILVMDEPTNHMDMESIESLNMAMEQFEGTILFVSHDREFVSSLATRIIELEDGGYTDFAGGYDEYLASQV, from the coding sequence ATGTTAGCTGCAAACAATATTACCCAACAATTCGGTGCTAAACCGTTATTTGAAAACATTTCACAAAAATTTGGTGGCGGCAACCGCTATGGTTTAATCGGCGCCAATGGCTGTGGTAAATCAACCTTTATGAAAATTTTGGGTGGTGATTTAGAGCAAACATCTGGCAACGTTGCCTTAGATCCAAACGAGCGCATTGGTAAACTTCGTCAAGACCAGTTTGGCTTTGAAGCAACTTCTGTTGTTGATACTGTAATCATGGGTCATACCAAGTTGTGGGCGATAAAAGAAGAACGTGACCGCATTTACGCCTTACCAGAAATGAGTGAAGCTGATGGTATGCGTGCCGGTGATTTAGAAGCTGAATATGCTGAAATGGACGGTTACAGTGCAGAAAGTCGCGCTGGCGAACTATTAATGGGTGTAGGTATTCCTGTTGATCAACATTACGGTTTAATGAGTGAAGTTGCCCCTGGTTGGAAATTGCGTGTGTTATTAGCCCAAGCACTATTCTCAAACCCCGATATTTTATTACTTGATGAGCCAACCAACAACCTCGACATACATACCATTCAATGGTTAGAAGAAACCTTGAACGCACGTGATTCAACCATGATCATCATCTCGCATGACCGTCACTTTTTAAACAGTGTTTGTACCCATATGGCTGATTTAGATTACGGTGAGTTACGTGTATTCCCAGGTAACTACGACGAGTACATGTTAGCGTCTACGCAAGCTAGAGCCCAATTGATGTCTGACAACGCCAAGAAAAAAGCACAAATTGGTGAACTACAAGCTTTCGTGGCGCGATTTTCTGCCAATGCATCAAAAGCAAAACAAGCCACTTCTCGTGCTAAACAAATTGATAAAATTCAATTGGCCGATGTAAAGCCATCAAGCCGTGTTAATCCGTTTATTCGTTTTGAACAAGAAAAGAAATTATTCCGTAATGCCCTTGTTCTCGAGAATCTAAACAAGATCTTTGATGATAATAAGGTTTTAACTGACCTTAATATGATGATTGAAGTAGGCGAACGTGTGGCTATTATTGGTCAAAACGGTATTGGTAAAACAACATTTTTACGTACCATGATGGGCGAAGCTGAGTATCAACCCACGTCAGGTTTATACACTTGGTCAGAAAACGTTAACATTGGTTACTACGCACAAGATCATAGCCATGAATTTGAAAATGATATGACCTTATTCGAATGGATGAGTCAATGGCGTCAACCAACCGACGACGAACAAGCCGTTCGTAGTTATTTAGGGCGTTTATTATTCTCAGCTGATGACATTAACAAGTCAGTGAAAGTGCTTTCTGGTGGTGAACAAGGACGTATGCTTTTCGGTAAAATAATGATGCAAAAGCCTAATATTCTTGTTATGGATGAACCGACTAACCATATGGATATGGAATCTATTGAGTCACTAAACATGGCAATGGAGCAGTTTGAAGGCACTATTTTATTCGTCAGTCATGACCGTGAGTTTGTTTCAAGTTTAGCGACGCGTATTATCGAATTAGAAGATGGTGGATACACTGACTTTGCAGGTGGCTACGACGAATATTTAGCTTCTCAAGTATAG
- the rlmJ gene encoding 23S rRNA (adenine(2030)-N(6))-methyltransferase RlmJ, whose translation MLSYRHAFHAGNFADVLKHSVLTLVLEYMTRKEKGFYYIDSHSGAGMYQLADEYAQKTGEYKDGIAKLIEQQDLPEAIEPYIDLVKGLNRDQDELSLYPGSPGIARQFTRRQDSAHLFELHPTDIEHLKEYSQRWNKSHVKQSDGYQGVLGLVPPPNRRGVVLIDPPYELKEDYLKAVRTIVNAYKKFATGTYILWYPIVKRELVEQMQDSFVKSDVRNLLQVEYCQQADTQEYGMTGTGLFIVNPPWQLNSQLNEILPYLKTHLGSEESSYFVKQLIDE comes from the coding sequence GTGCTCAGTTATCGCCATGCTTTTCACGCCGGAAATTTTGCTGATGTTTTAAAACACTCGGTATTAACCTTAGTACTCGAATATATGACCCGAAAAGAAAAAGGCTTTTATTATATTGATAGCCATTCGGGTGCAGGTATGTATCAACTAGCCGATGAATATGCACAAAAAACAGGTGAATATAAAGATGGTATTGCCAAATTAATCGAGCAACAAGATTTACCTGAAGCCATTGAGCCTTACATTGATTTAGTCAAAGGCTTAAATCGTGATCAAGATGAACTTTCTTTATATCCTGGCTCTCCTGGTATCGCTCGACAGTTTACCCGACGTCAAGACAGCGCACATTTATTTGAACTTCACCCTACTGACATTGAGCACTTAAAAGAATACAGTCAGCGTTGGAATAAGTCTCATGTTAAGCAATCTGACGGTTATCAAGGTGTTTTAGGCTTAGTACCACCACCAAACCGACGCGGTGTAGTGTTAATCGATCCGCCTTATGAATTAAAAGAAGATTACTTAAAAGCCGTTCGCACTATCGTTAATGCTTATAAGAAATTCGCAACCGGCACTTACATTTTATGGTACCCGATTGTTAAGCGTGAACTAGTTGAACAGATGCAAGACTCGTTCGTAAAAAGTGATGTACGTAATTTATTACAAGTAGAGTATTGCCAACAAGCTGATACACAAGAATACGGTATGACAGGTACAGGATTATTTATTGTAAATCCGCCATGGCAATTAAATAGCCAATTGAATGAAATACTTCCTTATTTAAAAACCCATTTAGGTAGCGAAGAAAGTTCGTATTTTGTGAAACAACTTATCGATGAATAA
- a CDS encoding tetratricopeptide repeat protein has protein sequence MSTNNEQEASILLGAVNQHFSVDTELHQGFQIGSLVVEPDLGVIIRNGQRYHLAPKAMEVLLFLASTNGEIVSREDILAFGWGDNHAAKTNVTHIISEIRHVLDDHKECPTYIQTIPRKGYRMLLPTEKISTNSIWPFSNDDLEQSGHSAKKWKLSFSLLKSSRLINASAAYLVVSWVLLQVFSIVLPIFDVPTWGGKLAALALVVGFPIVISFQWFKEFKLRKKFANEDNKQPKFIYRQFAVDSFFVLLILFFIYYISTHLIKKIETESTIQPLNMTLENKVPIVNVIENAVAILPFHTSATDNHQYFVTGLQEELINLLALKPVFKVASIRAINALDPEASIEQIKNNLGVKYIVEGRSKTVKDTLIINTIMTDVVTGFQVWSDESVGSFDGLVLLYNELSRKIISALHLVVVGDKSVNNVNYMPTENFSAYDAYLQGKEKYRNSKSMASLIAAEELFINALQLDPDFVQASSALCQTYLDKYLLNDDTNEYQKALNVCQLIASNETVSFESQLALGTLYRVNGQYEKSELHLNKARLIKPTSSEVHISLAALYAKQEQSDKAENFYQQAIDLERGNWQNYYDYGLFLFYSGRYEQAISQFNKVILINKNTAMAYNALGAVYYLVLDFEQANIAWSKSLAIKPTAVTFSNLGTVLFFMQRYENAVEMYLQSAELSPLDPTVWGNLGDAYKYSKNSTEKANSAYENGLKLAKKNATINDKDPNIQALISRYYSELKQCEQAKKHQNIALNHNLKDPYIYYDLAIVSINCFDEDILKSFIEKAINLGYPSKLLLADPQFYDYKHWLKEVI, from the coding sequence GTGTCAACCAACAATGAACAAGAAGCTAGCATTTTATTAGGAGCCGTTAATCAGCACTTCAGTGTAGATACTGAGCTTCATCAAGGCTTCCAAATAGGCAGTCTTGTAGTAGAGCCTGATTTAGGTGTAATCATCCGAAATGGTCAGCGATACCATTTAGCACCCAAGGCGATGGAAGTTTTACTATTTTTAGCTTCAACTAATGGTGAAATAGTCTCTCGTGAGGATATTCTAGCTTTTGGCTGGGGCGATAATCATGCAGCAAAAACTAATGTAACTCATATCATCAGTGAAATTAGACATGTGCTTGATGACCACAAAGAATGTCCGACATATATTCAAACAATCCCTCGTAAAGGCTACCGTATGCTTTTACCAACAGAGAAAATTTCTACTAATAGCATTTGGCCATTCTCTAACGATGATCTAGAACAAAGTGGACACTCAGCCAAAAAATGGAAGTTATCTTTTTCATTATTAAAAAGTAGCCGACTTATTAACGCTAGCGCGGCATATTTAGTGGTTTCTTGGGTTTTATTACAAGTATTTTCAATTGTATTACCTATTTTTGATGTACCAACATGGGGAGGGAAGTTAGCCGCCTTAGCTTTAGTGGTAGGCTTTCCTATTGTGATCAGTTTTCAATGGTTTAAGGAGTTTAAACTTAGAAAAAAATTTGCAAATGAAGATAATAAACAACCTAAATTTATTTATCGCCAATTCGCTGTTGATAGTTTTTTTGTTTTGCTGATTTTATTTTTTATATATTACATTTCTACTCATTTAATTAAAAAAATAGAAACGGAAAGTACCATTCAACCACTTAATATGACGCTGGAAAATAAGGTACCGATAGTCAATGTAATTGAAAATGCAGTAGCAATTCTTCCATTTCATACTTCAGCTACTGATAATCATCAATACTTTGTTACAGGCTTACAAGAAGAACTGATTAACTTATTAGCCTTAAAGCCTGTTTTTAAAGTCGCCTCTATTCGGGCAATTAATGCTTTGGATCCTGAAGCAAGTATTGAACAAATTAAAAATAACTTGGGGGTTAAATATATTGTTGAAGGAAGATCTAAAACGGTAAAAGATACTTTAATTATTAATACTATCATGACTGATGTAGTTACCGGCTTTCAAGTTTGGTCGGATGAATCTGTAGGGTCATTCGATGGCTTGGTTTTACTTTATAATGAACTGTCGCGCAAAATTATAAGCGCATTACATTTAGTGGTCGTGGGTGATAAGTCAGTTAATAATGTTAATTATATGCCGACAGAAAACTTCTCTGCTTACGATGCTTACTTGCAAGGTAAGGAAAAATATAGAAATTCAAAAAGTATGGCAAGTTTAATTGCAGCAGAGGAGCTATTTATTAATGCCCTGCAATTAGACCCTGATTTTGTTCAAGCATCGTCAGCATTATGCCAGACCTATTTAGATAAATACTTGCTTAACGATGATACAAATGAATACCAGAAGGCACTGAATGTTTGTCAGTTAATTGCAAGTAATGAAACTGTATCTTTTGAATCTCAATTAGCATTAGGTACTTTGTATCGTGTTAATGGCCAATATGAAAAGTCTGAACTACATCTAAACAAAGCAAGGTTGATTAAGCCAACATCAAGCGAGGTACATATATCATTAGCGGCTTTATATGCTAAACAAGAGCAAAGTGATAAAGCTGAAAATTTCTATCAACAAGCCATTGATTTAGAACGGGGTAATTGGCAAAATTATTATGATTATGGGTTGTTTTTATTTTACTCAGGTCGTTATGAACAGGCGATAAGTCAATTTAACAAAGTCATTTTAATCAATAAAAATACTGCCATGGCCTACAATGCGCTGGGCGCAGTTTATTATCTGGTGCTTGATTTCGAACAAGCTAATATTGCTTGGTCAAAATCATTAGCCATTAAACCCACTGCAGTAACCTTTTCAAATTTAGGTACCGTATTATTTTTTATGCAGCGGTATGAGAATGCGGTCGAAATGTATTTACAAAGTGCTGAGTTATCTCCATTAGACCCAACAGTTTGGGGTAATTTAGGTGACGCATATAAATACAGTAAAAATAGTACAGAAAAGGCAAACTCTGCTTACGAAAATGGTCTTAAGTTAGCGAAAAAAAATGCAACAATTAATGATAAAGATCCTAATATTCAAGCACTCATTTCTCGTTATTATTCTGAATTAAAACAATGTGAACAAGCAAAAAAACACCAAAACATTGCGCTTAATCACAACCTAAAAGACCCTTATATTTATTACGACTTAGCAATCGTTTCCATTAACTGTTTCGATGAAGATATTTTGAAGTCGTTTATTGAAAAAGCTATTAATTTAGGCTACCCAAGTAAGCTTTTATTGGCAGACCCGCAATTTTACGACTATAAACATTGGTTGAAAGAAGTTATTTGA
- a CDS encoding DEAD/DEAH box helicase, with product MQFSDFGLDSKIMSTVEHLGFNAPTEIQQQAIPAAMTGHDLIASSKTGSGKTLAFIIPAMQRLSKNRALSKRDPRVLILTPTRELAKQVFTQLRMFTSGSAFKAVLILGGENFNDQVKVLEKDPHFIVATPGRLADHLTQGHFYLSGLELLILDEADRMLDLGFAEQLAQINKAADHRKRQTLLFSATLDHAQVNDFALALLKKPKRIAIGSAHTEHKDITKRFYLCDNLSHKEKLLAHFIATENHQQMIIFTATRADTDRLSTLLSEQGLSTVALSGELNQGQRNQIMDGFSKGQQKILITTDLASRGLDLINVSHVINFDMPKHTEEFVHRIGRTGRAGSTGDAISFVGPKDWISFKNVEGFLQQKLSFDTVEGLKAKFKGIKPKKPIIDSKTKDSKKSVVVTKKAKPKKNVKNTFLAQDAGDLPVLKRKQTVAPQNIENNDVDEVD from the coding sequence TTGCAGTTTAGTGATTTTGGTTTAGATAGTAAAATAATGTCAACAGTAGAACATTTAGGTTTTAATGCACCTACTGAGATCCAGCAGCAAGCAATTCCTGCTGCTATGACTGGTCATGATTTAATAGCATCATCTAAAACAGGCTCAGGTAAAACGTTAGCATTTATTATTCCTGCCATGCAGCGATTGTCAAAGAATCGTGCATTAAGCAAACGAGATCCTCGTGTACTTATATTAACGCCAACCCGAGAATTAGCTAAACAAGTTTTTACACAATTACGAATGTTTACTTCAGGTTCAGCTTTCAAAGCAGTTCTTATTCTTGGCGGCGAAAACTTTAACGACCAAGTAAAAGTACTTGAGAAAGACCCTCATTTTATCGTAGCAACGCCAGGTCGTTTAGCAGATCACTTAACGCAAGGTCACTTTTATCTTAGTGGTTTAGAATTGCTCATTCTTGATGAAGCTGATCGCATGCTAGATCTAGGCTTTGCAGAACAGTTGGCACAAATTAATAAAGCAGCTGATCACCGTAAACGTCAAACGTTACTGTTTTCGGCAACTTTAGACCATGCACAAGTTAATGATTTTGCTTTAGCATTATTGAAAAAACCAAAACGTATCGCTATTGGTAGTGCTCATACTGAACACAAAGATATCACCAAACGTTTTTATCTTTGTGATAATTTAAGCCATAAAGAAAAGCTTCTTGCGCACTTTATTGCCACAGAGAATCATCAACAAATGATTATTTTCACGGCAACTCGTGCTGACACTGATAGGCTTTCTACTTTATTATCTGAGCAAGGGCTTAGTACCGTAGCCCTCAGTGGTGAGCTTAACCAAGGCCAACGTAATCAGATAATGGATGGCTTTAGTAAAGGCCAACAAAAAATCTTGATCACCACGGATTTAGCTTCTAGAGGCTTAGATTTAATTAATGTTTCTCACGTTATTAATTTCGATATGCCAAAGCACACCGAAGAGTTTGTTCATCGTATTGGTCGTACGGGCCGAGCAGGTAGTACGGGCGATGCTATTTCTTTTGTTGGACCAAAAGACTGGATAAGTTTTAAAAACGTTGAAGGCTTCTTACAACAAAAATTAAGTTTTGATACTGTTGAAGGCTTAAAAGCTAAATTCAAAGGAATAAAACCTAAAAAGCCAATAATTGATAGCAAAACCAAAGACAGTAAAAAGTCGGTTGTAGTAACTAAAAAAGCAAAGCCAAAGAAAAATGTGAAAAATACTTTTTTAGCGCAAGATGCTGGAGATTTACCTGTATTAAAACGCAAGCAAACGGTTGCTCCACAAAATATTGAAAATAATGATGTTGATGAAGTCGATTAA
- a CDS encoding GNAT family N-acetyltransferase, giving the protein MKLESSPYKVVEALKSDKKDIMRFYKSQQYSARFIGKDHCYIVKLNNKIVASVILSAGQVCGDYWLLHGLVIDKVMRGKKIASVILQAIINSEHLGSKFKKIICFADVALQGLYIKNLFVTYNSTAEIKTLPQELRQRLNRYQSKQPNLHCYLYSNHSGITSQN; this is encoded by the coding sequence ATGAAGCTCGAATCATCGCCGTACAAAGTTGTAGAAGCGTTAAAATCAGATAAAAAAGATATTATGAGGTTTTATAAATCACAACAATACTCTGCTAGATTTATTGGCAAAGATCATTGCTACATAGTTAAACTTAATAACAAAATTGTAGCGAGCGTTATATTATCTGCAGGTCAAGTATGTGGTGATTATTGGTTATTACATGGCTTAGTTATTGATAAAGTAATGCGTGGTAAAAAAATAGCGAGTGTGATTTTACAAGCAATTATAAATAGTGAACATCTTGGATCTAAATTCAAAAAGATAATCTGTTTCGCTGATGTTGCATTACAAGGGCTTTATATAAAGAATCTCTTCGTTACTTATAATTCTACTGCCGAAATAAAAACACTACCGCAAGAGCTCAGGCAACGACTTAACCGTTATCAAAGCAAACAACCAAACCTTCACTGTTATTTATATAGTAACCACTCTGGTATCACTAGCCAAAATTAA
- the folD gene encoding bifunctional methylenetetrahydrofolate dehydrogenase/methenyltetrahydrofolate cyclohydrolase FolD, whose product MNIDGKLIAKELREKLTVEVAELKAKHGVQPLLTVIIVGDDPASHIYVKNKVKQTQEVGMISNEILLPANTTEQYLLQQLEQLNNDTSVHGILVQLPLPKHLNESAVISAINPDKDVDGFHAVNSGRLFNGESNALVPCTPQGCVLLAKHHIGEDLTGLHAVIIGRSNIVGKPVAMLFLQENCTITIAHSKTKNLDEVCKQADILVAAVGIAQFVKADWVKKGATVIDVGINRIITEDGKTRLVGDVDYDNVVTKCGAITPVPGGVGPMTIACLLKNTLVATKRYLT is encoded by the coding sequence ATGAATATAGATGGAAAGTTAATAGCCAAAGAATTAAGAGAAAAATTAACTGTTGAAGTTGCCGAGTTAAAAGCGAAACACGGTGTACAACCCTTATTGACTGTCATTATCGTTGGGGACGATCCCGCTAGCCATATTTACGTTAAGAATAAAGTTAAACAAACGCAAGAGGTTGGTATGATCTCTAACGAGATATTATTACCTGCTAATACCACTGAGCAATATTTATTGCAGCAATTAGAACAACTTAATAATGATACTAGTGTGCATGGTATTCTCGTTCAATTACCTTTACCAAAGCATCTAAATGAAAGTGCTGTTATTTCCGCTATTAACCCAGATAAAGATGTTGATGGCTTTCATGCGGTTAACTCAGGTAGATTATTTAATGGTGAAAGTAATGCACTCGTTCCATGTACGCCTCAAGGTTGTGTTTTACTAGCTAAACATCATATAGGTGAAGACTTAACTGGTTTACATGCTGTCATTATTGGTCGTTCTAATATTGTTGGTAAACCTGTCGCTATGTTATTTTTGCAAGAAAACTGTACGATTACGATTGCTCATTCAAAAACAAAGAATTTAGATGAAGTGTGTAAGCAAGCAGATATTTTAGTAGCTGCTGTTGGTATTGCTCAGTTTGTTAAAGCTGATTGGGTGAAAAAGGGAGCTACGGTTATTGATGTAGGCATTAACCGCATTATAACCGAAGATGGTAAAACCAGATTAGTTGGTGACGTTGACTACGATAATGTCGTTACTAAGTGTGGTGCAATTACACCAGTTCCTGGCGGTGTAGGACCGATGACCATCGCTTGTTTATTGAAAAACACCCTGGTAGCGACTAAACGCTATCTTACATAA